From the Pseudomonadota bacterium genome, one window contains:
- a CDS encoding HAMP domain-containing protein: MTIRKEITCMMLAILALYAVLNYFVMGIVIDPAFQKLERQEALKDMERFIGAMESEIHHLDILNHDWAAWDDTYEFIRDRNHDYVKSNLVEETFFDNKVNLVFLLDSQGRVVWGKAYDLETGLPLEIKEFPADIFPDHHPLLGLKETGGYHAGVYISSAGPMFVSARPIITSKLEGPVRGTIIMGKVISAGYLESLARRTQTNVQLWVEGDGQYSSGDLNLFDKLNGSRVLVADGGEDTLNIYSLFADLTGEQNLMIFLSSARHISTVGKKTGLFVNLSILAVGVLVMAFFLLFLGIRIVTPLRKLSGVIVDLGKNDELYSEINVGGCDEILTLGREFNDMVSKLNLARYRMINQSYFSGMADVTSDLIHNIRNTLTPIVTDVVLLREKCSCLPLESMRKSIEELISDRSLDSARREKLAEFLVQALGHIEKIRDDVDLRLDKMEKDSDITRKFLEGIEDFSRQGFYIEKFNLDEVTRDVSDFFRNKFPEINFTTSLENVGVIKSHKSALIQILVNLLQNAGEAVRDASSGQGKVEFFCKRLTSDERDSVLLSVKDNGRGIAAENMDHLFERGFSTKNKKVSGIGLHWCANTIKSLGGSLSAESDGVGCGASFHVRIPLEPEF; encoded by the coding sequence ATGACCATTCGTAAGGAAATAACCTGCATGATGTTGGCCATTTTGGCCTTGTATGCGGTGCTCAATTATTTTGTCATGGGCATTGTTATTGATCCTGCATTTCAGAAACTGGAACGGCAGGAGGCCCTGAAGGACATGGAGCGTTTCATCGGGGCCATGGAAAGTGAAATCCATCACCTTGATATCCTGAATCATGACTGGGCGGCATGGGACGACACCTATGAGTTCATCAGGGACCGGAACCATGATTATGTGAAATCGAATCTGGTGGAAGAAACTTTTTTTGATAACAAAGTGAATCTGGTTTTTTTGCTCGATTCCCAGGGACGGGTGGTCTGGGGAAAGGCATATGATCTTGAGACCGGGCTTCCCCTGGAGATCAAAGAATTCCCGGCGGATATTTTCCCTGACCACCATCCGCTTCTCGGCCTGAAGGAAACCGGAGGATATCATGCCGGCGTCTATATTTCATCGGCCGGGCCGATGTTTGTTTCGGCAAGGCCGATCATAACCTCCAAACTTGAGGGACCGGTTCGCGGGACCATTATTATGGGAAAGGTGATCAGTGCCGGATATCTCGAATCCCTCGCCCGCCGGACCCAAACCAACGTCCAGCTCTGGGTTGAGGGGGATGGGCAGTACTCATCCGGCGACCTCAATTTATTTGATAAGTTGAATGGTTCCCGGGTTCTGGTCGCTGACGGGGGAGAGGATACCCTGAATATTTATTCCCTGTTTGCAGATCTGACGGGCGAGCAAAATCTGATGATCTTCCTTTCCTCTGCCAGGCACATCAGTACTGTCGGCAAAAAAACAGGTCTTTTTGTGAATCTGTCGATTCTTGCGGTAGGAGTATTGGTCATGGCTTTTTTTCTGCTGTTTCTTGGCATAAGAATAGTGACCCCCTTAAGGAAATTGAGCGGAGTGATCGTTGATCTCGGTAAAAATGACGAGCTTTACAGTGAGATAAATGTAGGAGGATGCGATGAGATCCTGACCCTGGGGCGAGAATTCAATGACATGGTGAGCAAGCTGAACCTGGCCCGATACCGGATGATCAACCAGTCTTATTTTTCGGGGATGGCGGATGTGACATCAGACCTGATCCACAATATTCGCAATACCCTGACCCCCATTGTCACAGATGTTGTACTGCTGCGGGAAAAATGCAGTTGCCTCCCTTTGGAGAGTATGAGAAAATCGATAGAGGAGCTGATCAGTGATCGTTCTCTTGATTCCGCCAGGCGCGAGAAACTGGCCGAATTCCTGGTGCAGGCGCTGGGGCATATCGAGAAGATCCGGGATGATGTCGATCTCCGGCTCGATAAAATGGAGAAGGACTCGGACATTACGAGAAAATTTCTTGAGGGGATTGAAGATTTTTCCCGGCAGGGCTTTTATATTGAAAAGTTCAATCTTGATGAAGTGACCAGAGACGTCTCAGATTTTTTCCGGAATAAATTTCCGGAGATAAATTTTACTACTTCCCTTGAGAATGTCGGGGTGATCAAGAGCCATAAAAGTGCTCTGATTCAGATTCTTGTCAATCTCCTGCAGAATGCCGGCGAAGCGGTTCGAGATGCTTCTTCAGGGCAGGGGAAGGTTGAGTTCTTCTGTAAACGCCTGACGTCTGATGAAAGGGATTCGGTGCTTCTTTCAGTGAAGGATAACGGACGGGGAATAGCGGCAGAAAATATGGACCATCTTTTTGAACGGGGTTTCAGTACAAAAAACAAAAAAGTTTCCGGCATCGGCCTGCATTGGTGTGCTAATACGATAAAATCTCTTGGCGGGAGTCTTTCTGCGGAAAGTGATGGGGTGGGCTGCGGAGCCTCTTTCCATGTTCGGATTCCCCTGGAACCAGAATTTTAG
- a CDS encoding LuxR C-terminal-related transcriptional regulator, producing the protein MQLQETFRVLVVDDEQPIHDMFSDIFSSETDFHRSKANLEKLEGQLFGGRGKNSPETPFYKLTHCRSGEDAVRTVVESLEMDEPFSVIFMDMRLPPGKNGLWAAERIRKLDEDVHIVIFTGYSDVGPAEINAKVPPLNKLLYINKPVKPPEVRQFVQSLTSNWLENRKKRTGFAEIGKRLDEYQEYLNEIGFSMHQELLEHSRTRQLLEEKSAELNEIKSVVDMLARKYKGKEGHGSSAIDHKVLFNILELTAPFIHKLEASGLDSRQLEHLRILEGNLQNIVSPVIHKMAKDNPSFTPSEIQVANLIRMGKTSKEIASNLNLSTRTIEHYRLNIRKKLGLGQKKVNLRVHLLSLE; encoded by the coding sequence ATGCAACTGCAGGAAACATTCAGAGTGCTGGTGGTTGATGATGAGCAGCCGATTCACGATATGTTTTCAGACATCTTCTCTTCCGAGACTGATTTCCACCGGTCAAAGGCAAATCTCGAGAAACTCGAAGGGCAGCTTTTTGGCGGCAGAGGGAAAAATTCACCGGAAACTCCTTTTTACAAACTGACCCATTGCCGGAGCGGTGAGGATGCCGTGCGGACTGTAGTTGAGTCTCTTGAGATGGACGAGCCGTTCAGTGTGATCTTTATGGACATGCGGCTTCCTCCGGGAAAGAATGGTCTCTGGGCGGCGGAGAGGATCCGGAAGTTGGATGAGGATGTCCATATTGTGATTTTTACCGGCTATTCAGATGTTGGACCTGCTGAAATCAACGCCAAGGTTCCGCCGTTGAATAAACTTCTTTACATCAACAAGCCTGTGAAACCCCCGGAAGTCAGACAGTTTGTCCAGTCGCTCACTTCGAACTGGCTTGAAAACCGAAAGAAAAGAACCGGTTTTGCAGAAATCGGCAAGCGCCTCGACGAGTACCAGGAGTATCTGAATGAGATCGGCTTTTCGATGCATCAGGAGCTTCTGGAGCACAGCAGAACCCGCCAGCTGCTGGAAGAAAAAAGCGCCGAGCTGAATGAGATAAAAAGTGTAGTGGATATGCTTGCCAGAAAATACAAAGGGAAGGAAGGGCACGGTTCATCGGCCATCGATCACAAGGTGCTTTTCAACATCCTTGAACTCACCGCACCCTTTATCCATAAACTGGAAGCCAGCGGACTTGATTCAAGGCAGCTCGAACATCTCCGGATCCTTGAAGGGAACCTGCAGAATATCGTCTCCCCGGTGATCCATAAAATGGCCAAAGACAATCCCTCTTTTACTCCTTCGGAAATCCAGGTGGCCAACCTGATCAGGATGGGCAAGACTTCAAAAGAGATTGCCTCGAACCTGAACTTAAGCACCAGAACCATCGAACATTACCGGTTGAATATCAGAAAAAAGCTTGGGCTCGGGCAGAAGAAGGTGAATCTGCGGGTCCACCTTCTGTCTCTTGAATAG
- the bioA gene encoding adenosylmethionine--8-amino-7-oxononanoate transaminase: MDRKRIDELIRIDRELIWHPYAAAPATVDPYPVESASGTKLMLADGREVIDGMSSWWAAVHGYNHPVLNAAVTEQLGKMAHVMFGGLTHQPAVELARKLAEITPGDLSRVFFCDSGSVAVEVAIKIAFQYWLSLGRPEKNRLLTIRGGYHGDTFGAMSVCDPVSGMHAMFGDRLMAQYFADIFPPVDADRLADMRSILETESHKIAAVIIEPVVQGAGGMRFYPPELVAGIRRLCNEFGVLLIADEIATGFGRTGRMFACDHANVTPDILCLGKAMTGGYLSFAATITRQEISQVISSCGLQMLMHGPTYMANPLACSLALASIRLLETYDLSKIINNIERLFWSGLEKCRELPGVKDVRVMGAIGVVETHERVDVARVQQRAIEKGVWLRPFGNLVYTMPPFIIRDDELAVIAEAIYFALKD; encoded by the coding sequence GTGGACAGGAAACGGATTGATGAATTGATCAGGATCGACCGGGAGCTCATCTGGCATCCCTATGCTGCCGCTCCGGCTACAGTTGATCCATACCCGGTCGAATCGGCCAGTGGCACCAAGCTCATGCTTGCCGACGGTCGGGAGGTCATCGACGGGATGTCTTCCTGGTGGGCGGCGGTCCATGGATACAATCATCCCGTTTTGAATGCGGCTGTCACTGAACAGCTGGGCAAGATGGCCCATGTCATGTTCGGCGGGTTGACCCATCAACCGGCAGTGGAACTTGCCCGAAAACTTGCCGAGATCACCCCCGGTGACCTTTCAAGGGTTTTTTTCTGCGATTCCGGCTCGGTTGCGGTCGAGGTGGCGATCAAGATTGCTTTCCAGTACTGGCTCTCGCTCGGGCGGCCTGAGAAAAACAGGCTTCTGACCATCCGCGGCGGCTACCACGGCGACACCTTCGGGGCCATGTCGGTCTGTGATCCGGTGTCCGGGATGCACGCCATGTTCGGCGACCGGCTGATGGCACAGTATTTTGCCGACATATTCCCTCCTGTCGATGCAGACCGGCTGGCGGATATGCGAAGCATTCTCGAAACCGAGTCACACAAGATTGCTGCGGTCATTATTGAACCGGTCGTCCAGGGTGCGGGCGGGATGCGTTTTTACCCGCCGGAGCTGGTCGCCGGGATCAGACGCCTCTGTAATGAATTCGGAGTACTCCTGATCGCCGATGAGATCGCCACCGGTTTCGGCAGGACGGGCAGGATGTTTGCCTGCGATCATGCCAATGTGACTCCGGATATCTTATGTCTTGGCAAGGCGATGACCGGTGGGTATCTGAGTTTTGCTGCAACCATTACCCGGCAAGAGATCAGTCAGGTTATTTCCAGTTGCGGCCTGCAGATGTTGATGCACGGGCCGACCTATATGGCAAACCCGCTCGCCTGCTCGTTAGCGCTGGCGAGTATTCGTCTTCTTGAGACGTATGATCTGTCTAAAATAATTAATAATATCGAGAGGTTGTTCTGGTCCGGATTGGAAAAGTGCCGCGAATTGCCAGGGGTAAAAGATGTCAGGGTCATGGGTGCAATAGGGGTGGTTGAAACCCATGAGAGGGTTGATGTGGCCAGAGTTCAGCAACGGGCCATTGAGAAAGGGGTATGGTTGAGACCCTTCGGCAATCTGGTCTATACCATGCCTCCGTTTATTATTCGTGATGATGAGCTTGCAGTGATTGCGGAGGCGATTTATTTCGCGCTAAAAGATTAG
- a CDS encoding FAD-dependent oxidoreductase: MKRAIVVKGRDDNGRRISSKDFEELVQQAFVKSDNLILETYGQHNVGGRLKNGGKPVKIEINGPCGQRLGCMGMPGTKIVCNGSASDDVGYLNIGAEITVKGDATNGVCNATAEGKIYIGGSIGARGLTMTKWNPEYKRPELWILGSTGDSFAEFNCGGISVVCGIDAKNPDNVLGYRPCVGMVGGTIFYRGKTDGSYSKTNVKAILPTDEQWQWLMERMPGYLKEIGRTRLLKKLSKRDEWMVLDAITPQERALMFSGPMPMAEFKQKIWNPGFGGGDPIRDLAPGLDRSPIGMIETGDLRRKKPFWANRDKAAPCAYYCPVHIPTIDRLRLFREGKEKEAYEMLMEYTPLPASVCGNICPNLCMQNCSRQVVDEKIDVQMLGRAARDAKPPKAAKSLGKKVAIIGGGPGGMNTAWQLARLGVEAHIFEKDDQLGGKLAQVIPWERLPKAIWDSEIARFLSVKNIKVNFGVTMTKEKFAKLKKEYDHVVVAVGTHQPRIIPFPGHERVIPALDFLKDGKGAKPPKIGKQVVIIGAGNVGCDVACEAYRLGADQVTLVDIQKPLAFGKEKEAAEALGATFKWPVMTKEVTKDGLIDAAGQLIPAQTVIISIGDIPALKFLPDTVEVVTVGGAGWIRCDATGLTSDSKISAVGDVERPGLATNALGAGKNTAQAIVARFKGEAFKPFVKDVVAQCDLTHTHYEPLPLPAASPKEVAERCLSCGSCRDCHLCETICPTQAISRETFDDSYRYVSDDSKCIACGFCADTCPCGIWVLQPF, from the coding sequence ATGAAAAGAGCAATTGTGGTAAAAGGGCGTGACGATAACGGCCGGCGTATCAGCTCCAAAGACTTTGAAGAGTTGGTCCAGCAGGCGTTTGTAAAATCAGACAATCTCATCCTTGAAACCTATGGCCAGCATAATGTCGGCGGCAGGCTGAAGAACGGCGGCAAACCGGTCAAGATTGAGATCAACGGTCCCTGCGGCCAGCGTCTCGGCTGCATGGGAATGCCCGGCACCAAGATCGTCTGCAACGGTTCTGCTTCAGACGACGTGGGCTACCTGAACATCGGGGCAGAAATCACCGTCAAGGGAGATGCGACCAACGGGGTCTGCAATGCCACCGCCGAAGGGAAGATTTATATCGGCGGCTCCATCGGCGCCCGGGGTCTGACCATGACCAAGTGGAACCCGGAGTACAAGCGCCCTGAGTTATGGATTCTCGGCTCAACCGGCGACTCTTTTGCCGAATTCAACTGCGGCGGGATTTCCGTAGTCTGCGGTATCGATGCCAAAAACCCCGACAATGTTCTCGGCTACCGCCCCTGCGTGGGGATGGTTGGCGGCACCATCTTTTACCGCGGCAAAACTGATGGCTCCTATTCAAAGACCAATGTCAAGGCGATTCTCCCCACCGATGAACAGTGGCAATGGTTGATGGAGCGGATGCCCGGCTACCTGAAGGAGATCGGCCGCACCAGGCTTCTCAAGAAACTCTCCAAACGGGACGAATGGATGGTTCTTGATGCCATCACCCCCCAGGAACGCGCCCTGATGTTCTCCGGGCCAATGCCGATGGCTGAGTTCAAGCAGAAGATCTGGAACCCCGGTTTCGGCGGCGGCGATCCGATCCGCGATCTCGCCCCAGGTCTTGACCGCAGTCCTATCGGGATGATTGAAACCGGCGATTTGCGCCGCAAGAAACCCTTCTGGGCTAACCGTGACAAGGCAGCACCCTGTGCCTATTACTGCCCGGTTCACATTCCGACCATCGATCGCTTACGCCTCTTTCGGGAAGGCAAGGAAAAAGAAGCCTACGAAATGCTGATGGAGTATACGCCGCTTCCCGCGTCGGTCTGCGGCAATATCTGCCCGAACCTCTGTATGCAGAACTGCTCTCGCCAGGTTGTGGATGAAAAGATCGACGTCCAGATGCTCGGCCGTGCCGCCCGGGATGCAAAGCCTCCCAAGGCAGCAAAATCACTGGGCAAAAAAGTAGCGATCATCGGCGGCGGCCCAGGCGGCATGAACACCGCCTGGCAACTGGCCCGCCTTGGGGTTGAAGCGCACATTTTCGAAAAAGATGACCAGCTCGGCGGCAAACTCGCCCAGGTTATCCCCTGGGAACGGCTGCCGAAGGCGATCTGGGATTCTGAGATTGCACGCTTTCTTTCCGTAAAGAACATCAAGGTCAATTTCGGCGTCACCATGACCAAGGAGAAGTTCGCCAAGCTCAAAAAAGAGTACGACCATGTTGTGGTGGCCGTGGGAACACACCAGCCGCGCATCATTCCATTCCCCGGACATGAAAGAGTCATCCCGGCTCTCGACTTCCTGAAGGACGGGAAAGGCGCTAAACCACCGAAGATCGGCAAACAGGTGGTGATCATCGGCGCAGGCAACGTCGGCTGTGACGTGGCCTGCGAGGCATATCGGCTTGGTGCCGATCAGGTGACTCTGGTGGATATCCAGAAGCCCCTCGCCTTCGGCAAGGAAAAAGAAGCGGCCGAGGCCCTGGGCGCCACCTTTAAATGGCCGGTCATGACCAAGGAAGTCACCAAGGATGGGCTGATTGACGCTGCCGGCCAGCTGATCCCGGCCCAGACCGTAATCATCTCAATCGGCGATATACCGGCTTTGAAATTCCTGCCTGATACCGTTGAGGTTGTAACGGTCGGCGGCGCCGGCTGGATCAGGTGTGATGCAACAGGCCTCACCTCCGACAGCAAGATTTCGGCCGTTGGCGATGTGGAAAGACCGGGTCTTGCGACCAACGCCCTCGGGGCCGGGAAAAACACCGCCCAGGCGATCGTAGCCCGTTTCAAAGGGGAAGCATTCAAACCTTTTGTCAAGGATGTCGTCGCCCAGTGTGATCTGACCCACACCCATTATGAGCCGTTGCCTCTTCCGGCAGCATCACCGAAGGAAGTTGCAGAGCGGTGCCTGAGTTGCGGGTCTTGCCGGGACTGTCATCTCTGTGAGACCATCTGCCCGACCCAGGCCATCTCCAGAGAAACTTTTGATGATTCCTATCGCTACGTTTCAGACGACAGCAAGTGCATCGCCTGCGGCTTCTGCGCCGACACCTGCCCTTGCGGCATCTGGGTCCTGCAGCCGTTCTGA
- a CDS encoding 4Fe-4S binding protein, with amino-acid sequence MVSIRSIPSEPGSLSTNDLPWVIEHREDRCTLCGKCAAICPVNTLKLTYMRKRMPKLVLSSSERGSSYKTFVGIRQNTDPARRCIGCGSCAMVCPNEAIHPVHNETDRHRFVNTKGGQAPTRGGRRNVPGPNLLDQISFNRISMLTDPALDAGRHEFYMNTLLGRVLPPEEYLRRQAAGEWIPPVREIFPFIIGSMSFGALSPNMWLGLLQGVAYCNEVLGIPVVMATGEGGCPPWVLKSPFLKYIILQIASGYFGWDEIIRAIPEMQCDPAAIEIKYGQGAKPGDGGLLMWFKVSKLIARLRGVPEGVDLPSPPVHQTLYSIEESVMKMIQTMSMAWNFKVPVYPKISGSNSAKSVLNNLVRNPYASALMIDGIDGGTGAAYNISMDATGHPIASNLRECYLDLCAQGKQNEIPLFAAGGVGKNGNVTQNGMALIMLGASGVHMGKFIMQSAAGCLGSERNRCNVCNIGICPKGITSQNPKIYRRLDPDKVAERVAETFMAIQTEMKKVMAPLGRSQSLPIGMSDALGINDKAAAERLNIRYVC; translated from the coding sequence ATGGTCTCAATTCGATCAATTCCCTCTGAACCAGGCAGCTTAAGCACCAACGACCTGCCCTGGGTCATTGAGCATCGCGAAGACAGGTGCACCCTCTGCGGCAAGTGCGCGGCAATCTGCCCGGTCAACACCCTGAAACTGACCTACATGCGCAAGCGCATGCCGAAACTTGTCCTTTCCTCAAGTGAAAGGGGAAGCTCCTACAAGACCTTCGTCGGCATCAGACAGAACACCGATCCGGCCAGACGCTGTATCGGCTGCGGCTCCTGTGCCATGGTCTGTCCAAACGAGGCGATCCACCCGGTCCACAACGAAACGGACCGCCACCGGTTTGTGAATACCAAGGGCGGCCAGGCTCCGACAAGGGGTGGGCGCCGTAACGTCCCGGGGCCGAACCTGCTGGACCAGATCTCTTTCAACCGGATCTCGATGCTGACCGACCCCGCTCTCGATGCGGGCAGGCACGAATTTTATATGAACACCCTGCTTGGCAGGGTCCTCCCGCCGGAAGAGTATCTCAGAAGACAGGCCGCAGGGGAATGGATCCCGCCGGTCCGGGAGATCTTCCCGTTCATCATCGGCTCCATGTCCTTCGGCGCCCTGTCGCCGAATATGTGGCTCGGCCTGCTGCAGGGCGTTGCCTATTGTAATGAAGTGCTCGGTATCCCGGTAGTCATGGCCACCGGTGAGGGCGGCTGCCCTCCCTGGGTCCTGAAAAGCCCGTTTCTGAAATACATCATCCTGCAGATCGCCTCCGGGTATTTCGGCTGGGACGAGATCATCCGGGCGATCCCGGAAATGCAGTGCGACCCGGCCGCCATCGAGATCAAATACGGTCAGGGCGCAAAACCCGGTGACGGCGGACTTTTGATGTGGTTCAAGGTCAGCAAGCTGATCGCCCGTCTGCGCGGGGTTCCGGAAGGCGTCGACCTCCCCTCGCCTCCTGTGCACCAGACCCTTTACTCCATTGAAGAGTCGGTGATGAAGATGATTCAGACCATGTCGATGGCCTGGAATTTCAAAGTGCCGGTCTATCCGAAGATCTCCGGCTCCAACTCCGCCAAATCGGTTCTGAACAATCTGGTCAGGAATCCTTACGCGTCCGCGCTGATGATCGACGGCATCGACGGCGGCACCGGGGCTGCATACAACATCAGTATGGACGCCACCGGGCATCCGATCGCCTCGAATCTCCGGGAATGCTATCTCGACCTCTGCGCCCAGGGCAAACAGAACGAGATCCCGCTTTTTGCGGCGGGCGGGGTCGGCAAGAACGGCAACGTCACCCAGAACGGCATGGCCCTGATCATGCTCGGCGCTTCCGGCGTCCACATGGGCAAGTTCATCATGCAGTCGGCCGCAGGGTGCCTTGGCAGTGAACGGAACCGCTGCAATGTCTGCAATATCGGCATCTGCCCGAAAGGCATCACCAGCCAGAACCCGAAAATCTATCGCCGTCTCGATCCGGACAAGGTTGCGGAGCGGGTTGCCGAGACCTTTATGGCCATCCAGACCGAAATGAAAAAGGTCATGGCACCGCTCGGGCGTTCGCAGAGCCTGCCGATCGGCATGTCCGATGCCTTGGGAATCAACGATAAAGCTGCGGCTGAGCGGCTTAATATCCGGTATGTGTGTTAA
- a CDS encoding glutamate synthase produces MCRLAMKTANEPFSPYSILTAMEAMQEGYDGSGLGLLLRGLSFTDYKYNPEDPILSGIAHSEEALGRLHSMMNERGFVLKYDHEFDLDLSKIEAKDRYKYVLRVYKKPSAWDSLGKEEIEHELMMARLALRADGEAHGGDLTAFSLWPDVVMIKEVGWPLEVGEALGLQSGRIKSRVCMAQGRQNTNWGINLYACHPFFIQGVATMTNGENTAFIPIKDWLTGKGYPGYIGYQSDSEVFAHILHYVTKQLKLPLQAYKHVITPLKNNELAAHPQGTFLRGLRDVCRRLIIDGPNAVIGTLADETTILVMDAKKLRPATVGGKPGEWAIASEMCGVDAMIPDRDKSKDFQPMREHTIIIPPDRQELVIWSQFDQFPLNQAA; encoded by the coding sequence ATGTGCCGGTTAGCTATGAAAACCGCAAACGAGCCTTTTTCTCCCTATTCCATCCTGACGGCCATGGAGGCCATGCAGGAAGGATATGACGGCAGCGGCCTCGGCCTTCTGTTGCGGGGCCTGTCATTTACGGATTACAAGTACAATCCGGAAGATCCGATTCTTTCCGGCATCGCCCACTCCGAAGAAGCTCTCGGCCGTTTACATTCAATGATGAATGAGCGTGGATTCGTGCTGAAATACGATCATGAGTTCGATCTTGATCTCAGCAAAATCGAGGCGAAAGACAGATATAAATATGTGTTACGGGTTTACAAAAAACCCAGCGCCTGGGATTCTCTGGGCAAAGAAGAGATCGAGCACGAACTGATGATGGCCCGCCTCGCCCTGCGGGCGGACGGAGAAGCGCACGGTGGTGATCTCACCGCCTTTTCATTGTGGCCGGATGTCGTGATGATTAAGGAGGTCGGCTGGCCCCTTGAGGTCGGTGAAGCCCTGGGACTTCAGAGCGGCCGGATCAAAAGCAGGGTCTGCATGGCCCAGGGACGGCAGAACACCAACTGGGGCATCAATCTCTACGCCTGTCACCCCTTCTTCATCCAGGGCGTGGCAACCATGACCAACGGGGAAAACACCGCCTTTATCCCGATCAAGGACTGGCTTACCGGCAAAGGATACCCGGGATACATCGGCTATCAATCAGACTCCGAAGTCTTCGCCCACATCCTTCATTATGTGACCAAGCAGCTCAAGCTGCCTCTCCAGGCATACAAACATGTGATCACCCCGCTCAAGAACAATGAGCTGGCGGCCCATCCGCAAGGGACATTTCTCCGCGGACTCCGTGACGTCTGCCGCCGCCTGATTATCGACGGCCCCAACGCGGTTATCGGCACTCTGGCCGATGAGACAACAATTCTGGTCATGGACGCCAAAAAACTCAGGCCGGCAACGGTTGGCGGCAAGCCCGGCGAGTGGGCAATCGCCTCGGAAATGTGCGGCGTCGATGCGATGATCCCGGATCGGGACAAGTCAAAAGACTTCCAGCCCATGCGTGAACATACAATTATTATTCCTCCAGACAGACAGGAGCTAGTGATATGGTCTCAATTCGATCAATTCCCTCTGAACCAGGCAGCTTAA
- a CDS encoding Re/Si-specific NAD(P)(+) transhydrogenase subunit alpha: MKIAVMKELHEGETRVPMIPPTVEKLVKLGAAIEIESGLGLPCRYQDSDYEKVGATVNGDRKALIKSADIVLRLRKPPIDEVELMKKGCIHISYLDPFNEKDLLEKLRTCGISAISLEMLPRTTIAQKMDVLSSQANLGGYVAVMLGVEQLDKIFPMMTTPAGTIKPSRVFIIGVGVAGLQAIATARRLGARVEAFDTRPVVEEQVKSLGAKFVKIDLGETGQTKDGYAKALTEEQVRKQKEGMAKACAQADVVITTAQLFGRPAPRIVDKAMVAQMQPGSVIIDMAVETGGNVEGSELDKIVEVEGVKIVGLGNLPGRVALTASQMYSANLGNFVDHFWNKEEKKFNLNLKDEIIKGALMTYEGEIFSETYKSIVK, encoded by the coding sequence ATGAAGATTGCGGTAATGAAAGAACTCCATGAAGGGGAAACAAGGGTTCCAATGATACCGCCGACAGTGGAGAAACTGGTCAAGCTGGGCGCTGCTATAGAGATTGAGTCCGGCCTTGGCTTGCCATGCAGGTATCAGGATAGTGATTATGAGAAAGTCGGCGCCACGGTCAACGGTGACCGAAAAGCCCTGATCAAGTCCGCCGACATCGTCTTAAGACTCAGAAAGCCCCCCATCGATGAAGTTGAATTGATGAAAAAGGGCTGTATCCATATCAGTTACCTTGATCCGTTCAATGAAAAGGATCTCCTGGAGAAACTGAGAACCTGCGGAATCAGTGCGATAAGCCTTGAGATGCTGCCGAGAACTACCATTGCCCAGAAGATGGACGTATTGAGTTCCCAGGCAAATCTCGGAGGCTATGTGGCAGTCATGCTGGGAGTTGAACAGCTTGACAAGATTTTCCCGATGATGACCACCCCGGCCGGAACCATCAAGCCCTCCAGGGTTTTTATTATCGGTGTCGGCGTCGCCGGTCTCCAGGCGATTGCCACCGCAAGGCGTCTCGGGGCAAGGGTTGAGGCTTTTGATACCCGTCCGGTTGTCGAGGAGCAGGTCAAGTCACTTGGCGCCAAATTTGTAAAAATTGATCTCGGCGAGACCGGGCAGACCAAGGACGGGTATGCCAAAGCTCTTACCGAGGAGCAGGTCCGGAAACAGAAGGAAGGGATGGCCAAGGCCTGTGCCCAGGCCGATGTGGTCATCACCACGGCCCAGTTGTTCGGCCGTCCCGCGCCGCGGATTGTTGACAAGGCCATGGTTGCCCAGATGCAGCCCGGCAGTGTGATCATCGATATGGCGGTTGAGACCGGCGGCAATGTTGAGGGTTCCGAGCTGGACAAGATCGTTGAGGTGGAAGGAGTCAAAATCGTGGGTCTTGGCAATCTGCCCGGCCGGGTTGCCCTCACCGCCAGCCAGATGTATTCCGCCAACCTGGGGAATTTCGTCGATCATTTCTGGAACAAGGAAGAAAAGAAATTCAACTTGAATCTCAAAGACGAGATCATCAAGGGCGCCTTGATGACCTACGAGGGTGAGATATTCAGTGAAACCTATAAAAGCATAGTGAAATAA
- a CDS encoding NAD(P) transhydrogenase subunit alpha, with product MEAVFLTFVFVLSIFLGFELISKVPSTLHTPLMSGSNAISGITLIGSLAAVKTDNVQIAIILGTLAVAFATVNVVGGYAVTDRMLGMFKKKDEGGAK from the coding sequence ATGGAAGCCGTATTTTTAACATTTGTATTTGTGCTATCGATATTTCTTGGGTTTGAGCTCATTTCAAAGGTGCCTTCAACTCTGCATACCCCGTTGATGTCGGGGTCAAACGCGATTTCCGGAATCACTCTGATCGGTTCCCTGGCTGCGGTGAAAACAGACAATGTGCAGATTGCCATCATCCTCGGCACTCTGGCTGTTGCCTTTGCCACGGTCAACGTGGTCGGCGGATATGCGGTAACCGATCGGATGCTTGGGATGTTCAAGAAAAAAGATGAAGGGGGGGCAAAATGA